In Nocardioides sp. JQ2195, a genomic segment contains:
- a CDS encoding GNAT family N-acetyltransferase: protein MRRPVSGTHTDEMAQIIESAAASDEDRIVVAEIDGEVAGGVFLRVSVLSPINLDPVVQAISPHVDPRFRRRGIGRALMECAVQYAEEHGVAHVAGASLSNSRDAHRFLARMALAPQAVLRVAPTHVVRAKLTGRRPASRARQPLGQVLAQRRSMRHQRESV, encoded by the coding sequence ATGAGGCGCCCGGTCTCCGGCACCCACACGGACGAGATGGCCCAGATCATCGAGAGCGCCGCCGCGAGCGACGAGGACCGCATCGTCGTGGCCGAGATCGACGGCGAGGTGGCGGGTGGCGTCTTCCTGCGTGTCTCCGTGCTCTCGCCGATCAACCTTGATCCGGTCGTCCAGGCGATCTCGCCGCACGTCGACCCCCGCTTCCGACGCCGTGGCATAGGGCGCGCGCTGATGGAGTGCGCCGTCCAGTACGCCGAGGAGCACGGCGTCGCCCACGTCGCGGGTGCCTCGTTGAGCAACTCCCGCGATGCCCACCGCTTCCTGGCCCGGATGGCGCTGGCGCCCCAGGCCGTGCTGCGGGTGGCCCCGACCCACGTCGTCCGCGCCAAGCTGACCGGACGTCGCCCCGCGAGCCGGGCTCGGCAGCCCCTCGGCCAGGTCCTGGCCCAGCGACGCTCGATGCGCCACCAACGCGAGAGCGTCTGA
- the polA gene encoding DNA polymerase I: MSENPAQSPDRARLLLLDGHSLAYRAFFALPVENFATATGQHTNAVYGFTSMLVNVLRDERPTHVAVAFDKSRQTFRLAEYSEYKAKRNKTPDEFRSQLPLIQRVLDSLRIVHMELDGFEADDIIATLTTQGVAEGMEVLILTGDRDSIQLVTDDSTVLYPMRGVSDLARLTPASVEEKYGVPPHRYPELAAIVGETSDNLPGVPGVGPGFAAKWINTYDGLDNVIARADEIGGKKGEALRAHLGDVIRNRHLNALVCDLTLPARPGELVRQEWDRTTGLELLDELEFRGELRTRLIDTIDPDRDEEISEEGFDLDGERLAPGTVRAWLDEHATEHDRVGVAVQGSWRAGTGDVLSLALATPAGKAAWVDVTEIDPDDDAALTAWLGDDTRAKVLHDAKGPILALVARGWELRGLAVDTALAAYLVQPDQRSYDLADLTLRYLKRELRQDTGDADQLTLDTGDQGAGDVAMLTALAILDLADALDTAVEEHGGTALLAEVELPLVSTLARMEQTGIAVDVDHLEGLQSDFGDQVRAAADDAYEVIGKEINLGSPKQLQVVLFDELDMPKTKRTKTGYTTDADALQSLYEKTEHPFLQHLLRHRDVIRLRQTVEGLLKTVAGDARIHTTYNQIIAATGRLSSTDPNLQNIPIRTEAGRRIREAFVVGDGFESLMTADYSQIEMRIMAHLSEDDQLIEAFRSGRDFHSITAAKVFDLPADDVGVEQRAKIKAMNYGLAYGLSAFGLSQQLRIEPAEARVLMDEYFETFGGIRDYLGGVVDEARRSGFTETIMGRRRYLPDLTSDNRQRREMAERMALNAPIQGSAADIIKVAMLNVDRAIAEAGLASRVLLQVHDELVLEVAQGESKALEELVRREMGSAADLTVPLDVSVGTGRSWHEAAH; encoded by the coding sequence GTGTCCGAGAATCCTGCTCAGAGCCCTGACCGTGCGCGTCTGCTTCTCCTCGACGGCCACTCCTTGGCCTATCGGGCCTTCTTCGCGCTGCCGGTGGAGAACTTTGCGACCGCGACCGGCCAACACACCAATGCCGTCTACGGCTTCACCTCGATGCTGGTCAACGTGCTGCGTGACGAGCGGCCCACCCACGTGGCGGTGGCGTTCGACAAGTCCCGTCAGACGTTCCGACTGGCCGAGTACTCGGAATACAAGGCCAAGCGCAACAAGACCCCCGACGAGTTCCGCAGCCAGCTCCCGCTGATCCAGCGCGTGCTCGACAGCCTGCGCATCGTGCACATGGAGCTCGACGGATTCGAGGCCGACGACATCATCGCCACCCTGACCACCCAGGGCGTGGCCGAGGGCATGGAGGTGCTGATCCTCACCGGAGACCGTGACTCGATCCAGCTGGTCACCGACGACTCGACCGTCCTCTACCCGATGCGCGGGGTCAGTGACCTCGCCAGGCTCACCCCGGCCTCCGTCGAGGAGAAGTACGGCGTCCCGCCGCACCGTTATCCCGAGCTGGCCGCGATCGTGGGTGAGACCTCCGACAACCTGCCCGGGGTCCCGGGCGTGGGCCCGGGCTTCGCGGCCAAGTGGATCAACACCTATGACGGTCTCGACAACGTGATCGCCCGAGCCGACGAGATCGGCGGCAAGAAGGGCGAGGCGTTGCGTGCGCACCTGGGCGACGTGATCCGCAACCGTCACCTCAACGCGCTGGTCTGTGACCTGACCCTGCCCGCGAGGCCGGGGGAGCTGGTCCGCCAGGAGTGGGACCGCACGACCGGTCTCGAGCTGCTCGACGAGCTCGAGTTCCGTGGCGAGCTGCGCACCCGGCTGATCGACACGATCGACCCCGACCGCGACGAGGAGATCTCCGAAGAAGGCTTCGACCTCGACGGCGAGCGACTCGCCCCCGGCACCGTGAGGGCGTGGCTCGACGAGCACGCCACCGAGCACGACCGCGTGGGTGTGGCGGTGCAGGGGTCGTGGCGAGCGGGCACCGGCGACGTCCTCTCGCTGGCCCTGGCCACCCCGGCCGGCAAGGCGGCGTGGGTGGACGTCACCGAGATCGACCCCGACGACGACGCCGCCCTGACGGCCTGGCTCGGCGACGACACCAGGGCCAAGGTGCTCCACGACGCGAAGGGCCCGATCCTGGCCCTGGTCGCTCGTGGCTGGGAGCTGCGTGGACTGGCCGTCGACACGGCTCTGGCGGCCTATCTCGTGCAGCCCGACCAACGCTCCTACGACCTGGCCGACCTGACCCTGCGCTACCTCAAGCGTGAGCTCCGCCAGGACACCGGTGACGCCGACCAGCTCACCCTCGACACGGGTGACCAAGGAGCCGGAGACGTCGCGATGCTCACCGCGCTGGCCATCCTCGACCTGGCCGACGCGCTCGACACCGCCGTCGAGGAGCACGGAGGGACCGCCCTGCTGGCCGAGGTCGAGCTGCCGCTGGTGAGCACCCTGGCCCGCATGGAGCAGACCGGCATCGCGGTCGACGTCGACCACCTCGAGGGGTTGCAGTCCGACTTCGGTGACCAGGTCCGTGCGGCGGCCGACGACGCCTACGAGGTGATCGGCAAGGAGATCAACCTCGGTTCACCGAAGCAGCTGCAGGTGGTGCTCTTCGACGAGCTCGACATGCCGAAGACCAAGCGCACCAAGACCGGGTACACGACGGACGCCGACGCCCTGCAGTCGCTCTACGAGAAGACCGAGCACCCGTTCCTGCAGCACCTGCTGCGTCACCGAGACGTGATCCGGTTGCGCCAGACCGTCGAGGGGCTGCTCAAGACGGTGGCGGGCGACGCCCGCATCCACACGACGTACAACCAGATCATTGCGGCCACCGGCCGGCTGTCCAGCACCGATCCCAACCTGCAGAACATCCCGATCCGCACCGAGGCCGGGCGTCGGATCCGCGAGGCATTCGTCGTCGGCGACGGCTTCGAGTCGTTGATGACCGCCGACTACAGCCAGATCGAGATGCGGATCATGGCGCACCTCTCCGAGGACGACCAGCTGATCGAGGCCTTCCGTTCGGGCCGTGACTTCCACTCGATCACCGCGGCGAAGGTGTTCGACCTCCCCGCCGATGACGTCGGGGTGGAGCAGCGCGCGAAGATCAAGGCGATGAACTATGGCCTCGCCTACGGTCTCTCGGCGTTCGGCCTGTCCCAGCAGCTGCGCATCGAGCCCGCCGAGGCCCGGGTCCTGATGGACGAGTACTTCGAGACCTTCGGTGGCATCCGTGACTACCTCGGCGGCGTCGTCGACGAGGCGCGCCGCAGCGGTTTCACCGAGACGATCATGGGTCGTCGCCGCTATCTGCCCGACCTCACCAGTGACAACCGCCAGCGTCGCGAGATGGCTGAGCGGATGGCGCTCAATGCGCCGATCCAGGGCTCCGCCGCCGACATCATCAAGGTGGCCATGCTCAACGTCGACCGGGCGATCGCCGAGGCCGGCCTCGCCTCACGCGTGCTGCTGCAGGTGCACGACGAGCTCGTCCTCGAGGTCGCCCAGGGTGAGAGCAAGGCCCTGGAAGAGCTGGTACGCCGAGAGATGGGGTCGGCTGCCGACCTCACCGTTCCGTTGGACGTGTCGGTCGGCACCGGCCGCAGCTGGCACGAGGCCGCTCACTGA
- a CDS encoding glycosyltransferase family 4 protein, translating to MQHTTTEHRLDGRHVVFLSWRDTANPEGGGAELYLEEIAQGLVERGARVTIFSAAHDQAPPDEMRAGIRYVRRGSKLSVYLRGMLGVALRRFGHVDVVVDVQNGLPFFSRLVTRRTVVVLVHHVHREQWPVVYPGLFGKVGWWIERVLAPRLYRHSQYVAVSQATREELIELGVDGQRIAVVHNGTSPPPVVDAQRSASPTMCVVGRLVPHKQVEHAIDAWAILRDEVPGLRLVIVGDGWWADDLRAHAATVHDGNEIAFEGHVTEIRKHEIYASSWVLALPSLKEGWGLVVGEAGSHGTPCVAYSSAGGTRESIVDGVSGLLVDDEDDFVSALRRVLADSGIREALAEGARDVSRRFTWEHAHGSFAQVLTRAMAGEHMNKQDPDEVV from the coding sequence GTGCAGCACACAACGACGGAGCATCGTCTCGACGGCCGACACGTGGTCTTCCTGAGCTGGCGGGACACCGCCAACCCGGAGGGTGGTGGCGCGGAGCTCTATCTCGAGGAGATCGCCCAGGGCCTCGTCGAGCGCGGCGCCCGGGTGACGATCTTCAGTGCCGCACACGACCAGGCGCCACCCGACGAGATGCGCGCCGGCATTCGCTACGTACGCCGCGGCTCCAAGCTCAGCGTCTACCTGCGCGGCATGCTGGGAGTCGCGCTGCGCCGATTCGGACACGTCGACGTCGTCGTCGACGTGCAGAACGGCTTGCCGTTCTTCAGCCGCCTCGTGACGCGTCGCACCGTCGTCGTGCTGGTGCACCACGTCCACCGCGAGCAGTGGCCCGTGGTCTATCCCGGTCTCTTCGGGAAGGTCGGGTGGTGGATCGAGCGAGTCCTCGCCCCCAGGCTCTACCGGCACAGCCAGTACGTCGCCGTCTCGCAGGCCACCCGCGAGGAGCTGATCGAGCTGGGCGTCGACGGCCAGCGCATCGCCGTCGTGCACAACGGCACCAGTCCCCCACCTGTCGTGGACGCACAGCGCTCCGCGTCGCCGACCATGTGTGTGGTCGGTCGTCTGGTGCCCCACAAACAGGTCGAGCACGCGATCGACGCGTGGGCGATCCTCCGCGACGAGGTTCCGGGGCTCCGACTGGTCATCGTCGGCGACGGCTGGTGGGCCGATGACCTGAGGGCCCATGCGGCCACGGTCCACGACGGCAACGAGATCGCGTTCGAGGGCCACGTGACCGAGATCCGCAAGCACGAGATCTACGCATCGTCCTGGGTGCTGGCCCTGCCTTCCCTCAAGGAGGGATGGGGCCTGGTCGTCGGCGAGGCCGGGAGCCACGGGACGCCGTGCGTGGCGTACTCCTCGGCCGGTGGCACCCGCGAATCCATCGTCGACGGGGTCTCCGGACTGCTGGTCGACGACGAGGACGACTTCGTCAGCGCCCTTCGCCGCGTGCTGGCCGACTCCGGCATCCGCGAGGCCCTGGCCGAGGGGGCGCGGGACGTCAGCCGTCGTTTCACGTGGGAGCACGCCCACGGCTCGTTCGCCCAGGTCCTCACCCGCGCGATGGCCGGTGAGCACATGAACAAGCAGGACCCCGACGAGGTCGTGTGA
- a CDS encoding class I SAM-dependent methyltransferase, which translates to MPQNDVVATRSRKPWRATLRRSFRLLNEFRFEQPDPERFYTAIAEDSVGQLATYVDADGGLMLDVGGGPGYFRDAFEASGLTYFSLDADAGELAGMGGDIAERTVLGSGMQLPFRDACLDVTYSSNVLEHVPQPWTMADEMVRVTKPGGLVFISYTVWFGPWGGHETSPWHYLGGARAARRYRRKHGKQPKNLFGTSMFPVTVKAGLDWAANQSSAEVLDVIPRYNPWWSHWLLRVPVLREFVTWNLVIVLRKR; encoded by the coding sequence GTGCCACAGAATGACGTCGTCGCGACCAGGAGCCGCAAACCGTGGCGCGCCACGCTGCGACGCTCGTTCCGACTCCTCAACGAGTTCCGCTTCGAGCAACCTGACCCGGAGCGCTTCTACACCGCCATTGCCGAGGACTCGGTCGGCCAGCTCGCGACGTACGTCGACGCCGACGGTGGCCTCATGTTGGACGTGGGCGGCGGACCGGGCTACTTCCGTGACGCCTTCGAGGCTTCCGGGCTCACCTACTTCTCCCTCGATGCAGATGCTGGTGAGCTGGCCGGCATGGGTGGAGACATCGCCGAGCGCACGGTCCTGGGCAGCGGCATGCAGCTGCCGTTCCGTGACGCCTGCCTCGACGTGACCTACTCGTCGAACGTGCTGGAGCATGTTCCGCAGCCCTGGACGATGGCCGACGAGATGGTCCGGGTGACCAAGCCGGGTGGACTCGTGTTCATCAGCTACACGGTCTGGTTCGGGCCCTGGGGCGGGCACGAGACCTCGCCCTGGCACTACCTCGGTGGGGCGCGGGCGGCTCGCCGCTATCGACGCAAGCACGGCAAGCAGCCCAAGAACCTCTTCGGGACGTCCATGTTCCCGGTCACCGTCAAGGCGGGACTGGACTGGGCCGCGAACCAGTCCTCGGCGGAGGTGCTGGACGTCATCCCGCGCTACAACCCGTGGTGGAGCCACTGGCTGTTGAGAGTCCCGGTCCTGCGTGAATTCGTGACATGGAACCTGGTCATCGTCCTTCGGAAGCGGTGA
- a CDS encoding hotdog fold thioesterase encodes MTQDSTENIDIEQLLGQMPDGNGRLNDKMGVTITEVTRDRIVGTMPVEGNTQPYGLLHGGASVVLAETLGSIGSAIHAHPDKIAVGVDINATHHRAATSGIVTGVATAIHKGRTSCAWEIVISDERGKRVCTSRITCALIPADRG; translated from the coding sequence ATGACCCAGGACTCGACCGAGAACATCGACATCGAACAGCTGCTGGGCCAGATGCCTGACGGCAACGGCAGGCTCAACGACAAGATGGGGGTCACGATCACCGAGGTGACCCGCGACCGCATCGTCGGCACGATGCCGGTGGAGGGCAACACCCAGCCCTACGGCCTGCTCCACGGAGGTGCATCGGTCGTCCTGGCGGAGACACTCGGGTCCATCGGTTCGGCGATCCACGCCCACCCCGACAAGATCGCGGTCGGTGTCGACATCAACGCCACCCACCACCGCGCGGCCACGTCCGGCATCGTCACCGGGGTCGCCACGGCGATCCACAAGGGACGCACCAGCTGTGCCTGGGAGATCGTGATCAGCGACGAGCGTGGCAAGCGGGTGTGCACCTCGCGCATCACCTGCGCCCTGATCCCCGCCGATCGCGGCTGA
- a CDS encoding DUF554 domain-containing protein, producing the protein MSGFGPGTGTVVNVLAVLVGSGVGVLVGNRLPQRTRELITDVLGLVTLLIAADGARAVFSPALSEHVGSSAPMLIVLGSLLIGGIIGSLLRLESRVEGLGGRLQSRLQGGSSSAERHRFIEGFVTASLIFCTGPLTILGALNDGLGNGADQLYLKSTLDGFAAIAFAAAFGWGVAASVLTVVVVQGSLTALGLAMGDLLPEPHLAAITATGGLLLVGVALRLLRIRELAVADMLPALLVAPALVSLVAVLA; encoded by the coding sequence TTGTCTGGTTTCGGCCCGGGTACGGGCACCGTCGTCAACGTGCTCGCGGTGCTCGTCGGATCCGGCGTCGGCGTGCTGGTGGGCAACCGGTTGCCGCAGCGCACGCGCGAGCTGATCACCGACGTCTTGGGCCTCGTCACGTTGTTGATCGCCGCAGACGGAGCACGAGCGGTCTTCTCACCGGCGCTCTCCGAGCACGTCGGCAGCAGCGCCCCGATGTTGATCGTGCTCGGTTCCCTGCTCATCGGCGGCATCATCGGCTCGCTGCTGCGGCTCGAGAGCCGGGTGGAGGGCCTCGGCGGACGGCTGCAGAGCCGGCTGCAGGGCGGAAGCTCGTCGGCCGAGCGGCACCGCTTCATCGAGGGGTTCGTGACCGCGTCCCTGATCTTCTGCACCGGCCCGCTGACGATTCTGGGTGCCCTCAACGACGGGCTCGGGAACGGCGCGGACCAGCTGTACCTGAAGTCGACGCTCGACGGGTTCGCAGCCATCGCCTTCGCTGCTGCCTTCGGGTGGGGTGTGGCGGCCAGCGTGCTCACCGTGGTCGTCGTTCAGGGATCCCTCACCGCGCTCGGCCTCGCCATGGGCGATCTGCTGCCCGAGCCGCACCTCGCCGCGATCACCGCGACCGGGGGACTCCTCCTGGTCGGGGTGGCCCTCAGACTGCTCAGGATCCGTGAGCTGGCGGTCGCCGACATGCTCCCGGCCCTGCTGGTGGCCCCGGCCCTGGTGAGCCTGGTCGCCGTTCTCGCGTGA
- a CDS encoding oligosaccharide flippase family protein, which yields MSKTKRSLPRWLVGGSSIAVAMGIMNVATYGFTMLAARILGPQPYGALASVMALLMIISVLQLGLQATAARRISAEPDHVGQIEHTVLRVSYRAALAIGVLLLLLTPVIDRVLRLDNLVVAALVSVAAVPMTVMGGQAGILQGERRWSSLAMIYIANGVPKLIIGVALIAWQPTELNAMIGVVVGQFAPAVVGWFALRHVRHPGAVSDHHAARPMVREAFHNSQALFAFFALSNVDIVVARNVLDSHDAGLYAGGLILTKAVLFLPQFVVVLAFPAMASAGDRRRALTRSLSLVAGLGAVAILGALVLSGLAMVFVGGNDYSEIQDQLWLFAVLGTALSMLQLLVYSVLARQGQRSIYLVWAALVALVLLGMTVTSLAGLLAVVVSIDAALLVVLFALSLYLVREPVVQKD from the coding sequence GTGTCGAAGACCAAGCGCAGCCTGCCCCGCTGGCTCGTGGGTGGAAGTTCCATCGCTGTCGCGATGGGCATCATGAACGTGGCCACCTACGGCTTCACCATGCTCGCGGCTCGGATCCTCGGCCCCCAGCCCTACGGCGCGCTGGCCAGCGTGATGGCCCTGCTGATGATCATCAGCGTCCTCCAGCTCGGCCTGCAGGCCACCGCCGCCCGACGCATCTCCGCGGAACCTGACCACGTCGGCCAGATCGAGCACACGGTCCTGCGCGTGAGCTACCGCGCGGCCCTGGCCATCGGCGTCCTGCTGCTCCTGCTCACACCCGTGATCGACAGGGTGCTGCGGCTGGACAACCTCGTGGTCGCGGCCCTGGTCTCGGTCGCGGCGGTCCCGATGACCGTGATGGGCGGACAGGCCGGCATCCTGCAGGGAGAGCGCCGGTGGTCCTCGCTGGCGATGATCTACATCGCGAACGGCGTGCCCAAGCTGATCATCGGAGTCGCGCTGATCGCGTGGCAGCCCACCGAGCTCAACGCCATGATCGGTGTGGTGGTCGGGCAGTTCGCACCCGCCGTCGTCGGCTGGTTCGCCCTGCGACACGTCCGGCACCCCGGTGCGGTCAGCGACCACCACGCCGCACGACCGATGGTCCGCGAGGCGTTCCACAACTCGCAGGCACTCTTCGCCTTCTTCGCGTTGTCCAACGTCGACATCGTGGTCGCCCGCAACGTGCTCGACTCCCACGACGCCGGGCTCTACGCAGGCGGCCTCATCCTGACCAAGGCCGTGCTGTTCCTCCCCCAGTTCGTGGTCGTGCTCGCGTTCCCGGCGATGGCGTCGGCCGGTGACCGACGACGAGCGCTGACCCGAAGCCTCTCGCTGGTGGCGGGACTCGGTGCTGTCGCCATTCTCGGTGCACTGGTCCTCTCGGGCCTGGCCATGGTCTTCGTCGGCGGCAACGACTACTCAGAGATCCAGGACCAGCTGTGGTTGTTCGCCGTCCTGGGCACCGCGTTGTCGATGCTGCAGCTGCTCGTCTACTCGGTCCTCGCCCGCCAGGGACAACGCTCGATCTACCTGGTCTGGGCGGCCCTGGTCGCACTGGTGCTCCTCGGCATGACGGTCACCAGCCTGGCGGGACTCCTCGCGGTGGTGGTCTCCATCGATGCCGCCCTGCTCGTCGTGCTGTTCGCACTGAGCCTCTATCTCGTGCGCGAGCCGGTCGTGCAGAAGGACTGA